The Patescibacteria group bacterium genome has a segment encoding these proteins:
- a CDS encoding glycosyltransferase, with protein MRILCLTHNFPYPPEKDGQTLIAYYLLKQLASRHQITLFSFSDQSDCVNEHRFTDLGIAVRLFRRPQRRLWAYYLSRWPRRLAWFQYRLFDPAMLAAITEADHNGAYDIIYIHAPGVSGYINQITQTPVVYASIDAMSAWFDQFNQAESNLLKRYHYARERDRSIRMEKETLPRVAAVTVVSDVDRDLIANHSPGSRIVTIPNGVDLDFFRPSNTPADTNLIAFSGTMNYPANVRAVLDFNKDTWPQLKKANPDLHWLIVGKNPTLEIFELQSTDRRITVTGYIKDVRTFLWRSAVYVSPLQFGTGFKNKIIEAMACGKAVVASPISLSGFPVTDGVNVMVARTPDEFYAKTLQLMHDVNLRHNLEIAARSFAERYSWSRTANAYEQLFQQVIVARHSSR; from the coding sequence ATGAGAATACTCTGCCTGACCCACAATTTTCCATATCCGCCCGAAAAAGACGGCCAGACACTGATTGCCTATTACCTGTTGAAGCAATTGGCTTCGCGTCATCAAATTACATTATTCAGCTTCAGCGACCAGAGCGACTGCGTCAATGAACATCGCTTTACCGATCTGGGTATAGCCGTACGCTTGTTCCGACGACCCCAGCGACGATTATGGGCATACTATTTATCCCGTTGGCCACGGCGTCTAGCCTGGTTCCAATACCGGCTCTTTGACCCCGCCATGCTGGCGGCAATAACGGAAGCGGATCACAACGGTGCCTATGACATTATTTACATTCATGCCCCAGGTGTGTCCGGTTACATCAATCAGATCACCCAGACTCCCGTCGTCTACGCCAGCATTGATGCTATGTCAGCCTGGTTCGACCAATTTAACCAGGCCGAATCGAATCTATTGAAACGCTACCATTACGCCCGCGAGCGTGATCGATCCATTCGCATGGAAAAGGAAACGCTGCCCCGAGTCGCCGCCGTGACGGTCGTGTCCGACGTAGATCGCGACCTGATCGCCAACCACTCGCCCGGTTCCCGAATTGTAACCATACCTAATGGCGTCGACCTGGATTTCTTCCGCCCCAGCAATACCCCGGCCGATACTAATCTCATCGCTTTTTCTGGCACGATGAATTATCCGGCGAACGTCCGAGCCGTCTTGGATTTTAACAAAGACACCTGGCCGCAATTGAAAAAAGCCAACCCCGACTTGCATTGGCTGATTGTCGGCAAAAACCCCACTCTGGAAATATTCGAGCTGCAATCCACCGACCGTCGCATCACCGTCACCGGATATATCAAGGATGTCCGGACGTTCCTCTGGCGCTCGGCAGTGTATGTTTCCCCTTTGCAATTCGGTACTGGTTTCAAAAATAAGATCATTGAAGCCATGGCCTGCGGCAAGGCCGTCGTGGCCAGCCCGATCAGCCTGTCCGGCTTCCCGGTAACCGATGGCGTTAACGTGATGGTGGCTCGGACACCGGACGAATTCTACGCTAAAACGCTGCAACTCATGCATGATGTCAACCTACGGCACAACCTGGAGATTGCCGCCCGATCCTTTGCCGAGCGCTATTCCTGGTCACGTACCGCCAATGCTTATGAACAATTATTCCAACAAGTCATCGTCGCCCGCCACTCCAGCCGCTAA
- a CDS encoding translation initiation factor eIF-2B subunit — translation MKYQKIDQTLRAIQECKYQGATAVATATLTAYRDFGLALKLHRPDNWRAEMKSVLLYIIKHNRPTEPLAQNGLYFVWHRIKECPNGLTLKAAVNEYLETVVVTQRSIAMLGRSVIKKHDHVLTHCHSSTVEQLLIETHRTRRCRIISTETRPLLQGRIMAKNLLKHHVPVTAIVDSAAPFFLSSESKQSWRINKVVIGADLILPDGTVINKIGSYGISLAAHENKVPVYVATTLLKYYAAENPPIEQRSEKEVWPRDPKGLHVLNPAFDIVPERLIAGIICEFGIIKPQAFKSTVVRYYPLMMKQ, via the coding sequence ATGAAATATCAAAAAATAGACCAAACTCTAAGAGCGATTCAAGAGTGCAAGTACCAGGGTGCCACGGCAGTGGCAACGGCGACGCTGACAGCGTACCGGGATTTCGGATTGGCTTTAAAACTGCATCGGCCAGACAACTGGCGCGCTGAGATGAAGTCCGTCCTGTTGTATATTATCAAGCATAATCGGCCGACCGAGCCATTGGCACAAAATGGTCTGTATTTTGTGTGGCACCGGATCAAGGAATGTCCGAACGGATTAACGCTCAAGGCGGCGGTTAACGAATATCTCGAAACGGTCGTGGTCACACAACGAAGCATCGCCATGTTGGGCCGGTCGGTGATAAAGAAACACGACCATGTTCTGACGCACTGCCACTCGTCAACGGTCGAGCAATTGTTGATCGAAACGCACCGCACCCGGCGGTGTCGAATAATCAGTACTGAAACCCGGCCATTGCTACAGGGCCGGATTATGGCTAAGAATCTACTAAAACATCACGTACCCGTGACCGCAATTGTTGATTCGGCGGCGCCGTTTTTTCTCAGCTCAGAATCAAAACAGTCATGGCGGATAAATAAAGTAGTGATCGGAGCCGATCTGATTCTGCCAGACGGAACCGTGATTAATAAAATCGGCAGCTATGGCATCAGTCTGGCCGCGCACGAGAATAAAGTACCGGTCTATGTCGCCACGACATTACTGAAATATTACGCAGCCGAGAATCCGCCGATCGAGCAACGTTCGGAAAAAGAGGTTTGGCCTCGCGACCCCAAAGGATTGCATGTCCTCAATCCGGCGTTTGATATCGTACCGGAACGTCTGATCGCCGGCATTATTTGTGAGTTTGGTATCATCAAACCACAAGCGTTTAAGTCAACTGTCGTGCGCTATTATCCCTTGATGATGAAACAATGA
- a CDS encoding Wzz/FepE/Etk N-terminal domain-containing protein, whose amino-acid sequence MQVFDTLRRNKTLVILMALVGIVVAIGVTLVQPFEYRTTFSVLVIEKGNNQDAFTAAKSAERLSLSLGQIIYTTSFYDKVMHSKYMPNSAIFPNDDQQRRAEWKRRIDTRVMSDIGQMKISVYDRNSSNATALANALAMVLSEQGTEYLGGSDGVTLKVVDYPLTSKRPARPNIPFNLLAGFLLGGGAATGYLAAWTIRRQPTSSRTPEIPYTSNEATSKFSYPKAEIKRGIIAPSVERVPVSVEQPNQYMFQNQYGQVAAEPAQGDATKRPSDDSIAIHTLHDQYHSVQTGTEIAEKPKPPEADFPEEEFRNFE is encoded by the coding sequence ATGCAAGTTTTTGACACATTACGACGCAACAAGACTTTGGTCATATTGATGGCCTTGGTTGGTATTGTTGTGGCGATCGGGGTTACCCTGGTACAGCCGTTTGAATACCGGACGACTTTTTCGGTGCTGGTGATTGAAAAGGGAAACAATCAGGACGCTTTTACAGCGGCTAAGTCGGCGGAACGATTGAGCTTATCATTGGGGCAGATTATCTATACCACCTCGTTTTATGATAAAGTGATGCATTCGAAATATATGCCGAACAGCGCCATTTTTCCTAATGATGATCAGCAACGTCGAGCGGAATGGAAGCGGCGGATTGATACGCGGGTAATGTCCGACATTGGCCAGATGAAAATTTCGGTTTATGATCGTAATTCAAGCAATGCCACAGCTCTAGCTAACGCCTTGGCGATGGTGCTGTCGGAACAAGGTACGGAATATTTGGGCGGCAGCGATGGCGTCACGCTAAAGGTGGTTGACTATCCGCTAACAAGCAAGCGACCGGCGCGGCCAAACATTCCTTTTAATTTACTGGCCGGCTTTCTTTTGGGTGGTGGCGCCGCTACCGGATACTTAGCGGCATGGACAATTCGCCGTCAGCCAACTTCGAGTCGGACACCCGAAATACCATATACATCAAACGAAGCGACCAGCAAATTTAGTTATCCGAAGGCGGAAATCAAGCGCGGAATAATTGCGCCCAGCGTTGAACGTGTTCCAGTTTCGGTCGAGCAACCAAATCAGTATATGTTCCAAAATCAATATGGTCAGGTGGCGGCTGAGCCAGCCCAGGGCGATGCCACTAAGCGTCCGTCAGACGACAGTATTGCCATCCACACGCTGCATGACCAGTATCATTCCGTTCAAACCGGAACGGAAATAGCAGAAAAGCCTAAACCGCCCGAAGCTGATTTTCCCGAAGAAGAGTTTCGCAACTTCGAATAG
- a CDS encoding ribulose-bisphosphate carboxylase large subunit, translating into MKHDYTQLDYLHLHKKIDPKTHIIATFRIESNYPLKHEAQIIAAESSVGTWTQVKTMRRAVFERLSAKVIAIDHAHKRVKIAYPLALFEPGNIPQLLSSVAGNIFSMKSVKKLRLEDLDMPDKYINSFPGPAFGVGGIRKKLCIYKRPLLGSIMKPKLGLTWRQHAHYAYLAFLGGIDLVKDDENLTSQEFNDFTKRTIEILKLARRAERETGSKKVCALNVTAPADEMIRRAQLIKHHGGRCAMVDIVTVGFSGVQALRNANLGLILHGHRAMHAAFTRDKQEGISMMVLAKLARLAGIDQLHLGTVVGKMEGTADETKQLYKFALSKWGKMKPMLPVASGGLHPGLVPELIKHIGMNMIMNFGGGLHGHPRGTLAGAIAARQSLEATLKHIPLDKYSWTHPELAAAIAHWGRLGW; encoded by the coding sequence ATGAAGCACGATTACACCCAGCTCGACTATCTTCATCTTCACAAAAAGATTGACCCCAAGACGCACATCATCGCGACTTTTCGGATTGAATCGAACTATCCGCTCAAACACGAGGCTCAGATAATCGCGGCCGAATCATCAGTCGGAACCTGGACCCAGGTAAAAACGATGCGCCGGGCGGTATTCGAACGACTGTCGGCCAAAGTGATCGCGATTGATCATGCCCACAAACGAGTTAAGATCGCCTACCCGCTGGCATTATTCGAGCCTGGTAATATACCGCAACTTTTGTCGAGTGTGGCTGGAAACATTTTCAGCATGAAATCGGTTAAGAAGCTGCGATTGGAAGATTTGGACATGCCGGATAAATATATCAATTCGTTTCCCGGGCCGGCGTTCGGAGTCGGTGGGATCCGAAAAAAGCTATGTATCTACAAGCGGCCGCTGCTGGGCAGCATTATGAAGCCGAAACTGGGTCTAACGTGGCGGCAGCATGCCCACTACGCCTATTTGGCTTTTTTGGGCGGTATTGACCTGGTGAAAGACGATGAAAATTTAACCAGCCAAGAGTTCAATGATTTTACCAAGCGCACCATTGAGATATTGAAACTGGCCAGACGAGCCGAACGGGAAACCGGCAGTAAAAAAGTTTGCGCTTTAAATGTCACCGCGCCAGCTGATGAGATGATCCGACGCGCCCAGCTGATAAAACATCACGGCGGTAGATGTGCCATGGTTGATATAGTGACGGTGGGCTTTTCCGGAGTTCAGGCCTTGCGAAATGCTAACTTAGGTTTGATTCTCCACGGACACCGCGCTATGCACGCCGCTTTTACGCGCGATAAACAAGAGGGCATATCCATGATGGTACTGGCTAAGTTGGCGCGCTTGGCCGGTATTGACCAGCTGCATCTCGGTACGGTAGTGGGAAAAATGGAGGGTACGGCCGATGAGACTAAACAGCTTTACAAATTCGCGCTCAGCAAGTGGGGGAAGATGAAGCCGATGCTGCCGGTAGCTTCGGGCGGTCTGCACCCTGGTTTAGTGCCAGAATTGATTAAGCATATTGGCATGAACATGATTATGAACTTTGGCGGAGGTTTGCACGGTCACCCGCGCGGAACGCTGGCTGGTGCCATCGCGGCACGACAATCCTTAGAAGCCACGCTGAAGCACATCCCACTCGACAAATACAGCTGGACACACCCCGAACTAGCCGCGGCGATTGCTCATTGGGGTCGCTTGGGTTGGTAA
- the lexA gene encoding transcriptional repressor LexA → MNERLTKKQKEILDFVSEFIKVNDYSPSYREIADNLGLSSPATIYEHVKGLEDKGYVKAESGRARSLELTAVSRFKKAIELPLAGLITAGEPIEAIEEHETITVPANIVRDENSYVLKVRGESMIEDGILDGDYVIVERNFYPQNGDVVVALLDNTYATLKRYYRETNRIRLQPANSTMKPIYAENPAIQGIVRGIFRTFEKNWNNYKAHAKSFSPAI, encoded by the coding sequence ATGAATGAGCGATTAACCAAAAAACAAAAAGAGATTCTTGATTTCGTGTCCGAGTTTATCAAGGTCAACGACTACTCCCCCAGTTACCGGGAGATCGCCGATAATCTGGGCCTGTCATCTCCGGCCACCATATATGAGCACGTAAAGGGCCTGGAAGACAAAGGCTACGTCAAGGCCGAATCGGGCCGGGCACGTTCGCTGGAGCTGACCGCCGTCAGCCGCTTCAAGAAAGCCATCGAGCTGCCACTGGCCGGTTTGATTACCGCCGGCGAACCAATCGAGGCTATCGAAGAGCACGAAACTATCACCGTGCCGGCTAATATTGTCCGAGACGAAAATTCCTATGTCCTCAAGGTGCGCGGTGAATCAATGATCGAAGATGGCATTCTCGACGGTGATTACGTGATCGTGGAACGCAACTTTTATCCCCAGAATGGAGACGTGGTAGTAGCCTTGCTCGACAATACCTACGCCACATTGAAAAGATACTACCGCGAGACCAACCGTATCCGCCTACAACCGGCTAATTCGACTATGAAACCGATCTACGCCGAAAACCCGGCCATTCAGGGCATCGTCCGTGGTATTTTTCGCACGTTTGAAAAAAATTGGAATAACTACAAAGCCCATGCCAAGAGCTTTAGCCCGGCCATATAA
- a CDS encoding thymidine phosphorylase has product MLFLHARKLDFESDASLNVAVFRKSEATNFGIHSGDNVEIKIGLKKVIAEADLTEHRVRPGEIGLFRSIWEEYPIKNRQIVQVSVLSRPASIQAIIKKLLGKKLNERELRSIIDDIVSMRLGRGEISYFVASGFARHYSDEELYYLTKAMAETGEQLRLKGKIVDKHSVGGLAGNRTSMVAIPIISSLGIIIPKTSSRAVTSPAGTADTMEVLAPVAFTMKKVREFLRRNKGCLVWGGELNMAPADDHIIRASHPLGIEPYDKMIVSIMSKKVAMGIKYLIIDMPVGPTAKIPNLKIAWEIERKFVYLGKRFGMKVQVKMTEAREPIGRGVGPALEARDVLRVLQRHPLRPLDLEEKSTMLAGELMELCGYCRVGQGQAIATKVLESGQAWKQMQKIIKAQGGQPNIKADELTLGAIKKRYYAPRGGMIYRVDNHAIDDIARILGAPNEKLAGIHVHQQLGTKLKIGDPTFTLYAQSRQRMELAEAALKKLPIFQIK; this is encoded by the coding sequence ATGCTTTTTTTGCACGCTAGAAAACTTGATTTCGAGTCCGATGCCAGTCTCAATGTCGCCGTATTTCGTAAATCTGAAGCGACAAATTTTGGTATCCATTCCGGGGACAACGTGGAGATCAAAATTGGACTAAAAAAGGTTATTGCCGAGGCCGATTTGACCGAGCATCGGGTGAGGCCGGGAGAGATCGGACTTTTTCGCAGTATCTGGGAGGAATACCCAATAAAGAATCGGCAAATTGTCCAAGTGAGCGTATTATCACGCCCTGCCTCCATTCAGGCGATAATAAAGAAGTTATTGGGTAAAAAACTTAACGAGCGCGAACTGCGTTCGATTATCGATGATATAGTTTCAATGCGGCTCGGCCGCGGTGAGATCAGCTACTTTGTGGCCAGCGGATTTGCCCGCCATTATTCGGACGAGGAGTTGTACTACCTGACCAAGGCCATGGCCGAGACCGGCGAACAACTGCGTCTGAAGGGAAAGATTGTCGATAAGCATTCGGTCGGCGGATTGGCTGGCAACCGAACTTCCATGGTGGCGATCCCGATTATCTCATCGTTGGGAATAATTATTCCAAAAACATCTTCACGCGCGGTCACGTCACCAGCCGGTACGGCCGATACGATGGAGGTGCTCGCGCCCGTGGCATTCACCATGAAGAAAGTCCGTGAGTTTTTACGCCGTAACAAAGGTTGCTTAGTCTGGGGTGGGGAACTCAACATGGCTCCAGCCGATGATCATATCATTCGCGCCTCGCACCCGCTCGGTATTGAGCCGTATGATAAGATGATTGTCAGTATTATGTCAAAAAAAGTAGCCATGGGTATCAAATACTTAATTATTGATATGCCGGTCGGACCAACGGCCAAGATCCCGAATTTAAAAATAGCCTGGGAAATCGAACGCAAGTTTGTCTATCTGGGTAAACGATTTGGTATGAAAGTCCAGGTCAAGATGACCGAAGCGCGCGAACCAATTGGACGGGGTGTCGGACCAGCTCTCGAGGCGCGCGATGTGCTGCGGGTGTTGCAGCGGCATCCGCTACGACCGCTGGATCTGGAAGAGAAATCAACCATGCTGGCCGGAGAGCTGATGGAACTATGCGGCTATTGCCGGGTGGGGCAAGGACAGGCAATCGCCACCAAAGTACTTGAATCCGGGCAGGCTTGGAAACAAATGCAAAAGATAATCAAAGCCCAAGGCGGCCAGCCAAATATCAAGGCGGACGAATTAACGCTGGGTGCTATCAAAAAACGTTATTACGCGCCACGTGGCGGTATGATATATCGGGTGGATAATCATGCGATTGATGATATTGCCCGGATACTGGGAGCACCAAACGAAAAATTAGCCGGCATACACGTCCATCAGCAACTTGGGACAAAATTGAAAATTGGTGATCCAACTTTCACGCTGTATGCCCAGAGCCGCCAGCGGATGGAATTAGCCGAGGCAGCCCTGAAAAAGTTACCAATATTTCAGATCAAGTAA
- a CDS encoding O-antigen ligase family protein, whose translation MNNYSNKSSSPATPAAKLPVWWLVLGLAVIEIPLLLLFVNQPGWRIIIQIALMLLMIPFFLVEHRYGFAALLILRPAMDIFSNDELARVGPFSLNLSSVIGLLAIVWILTYIIGRQIAIWRIRLFWPFAILVGLSIVSLTYTLDIGASLREVVRIASIFFIYLLAAALFERAGNRALIIKALLASLVIPAVVGLIQFVTGTGTSFGGVNNRIYGTFGHPNALAYYLVLMLGIIIVLTQTASNRFRRNWYLAGIGLLALLLLLTGSRGAWLGAAIVAIGLLWSARKNLILGLAGTTVLLILLFPYINNFTFNQFNVNMNRWPLIQRLTDSNVEESSLTWRMSMWSEMRRHISDRPLTGYGLGTFPIIREQYVKNFFESTEAHNDYLRLTIELGWTGVILYVVLLVILLIRLAQYIRLKTGGLRRWYVAGFALAVAFAVMSFFDNLLQGTAVQWAFWTVMAGLLSQSLVADRQRK comes from the coding sequence ATGAACAATTATTCCAACAAGTCATCGTCGCCCGCCACTCCAGCCGCTAAACTTCCGGTCTGGTGGTTGGTGCTGGGTCTAGCGGTTATTGAAATACCGCTGTTGCTGTTATTCGTCAACCAACCCGGCTGGCGGATTATTATCCAGATTGCCCTGATGCTTTTGATGATACCGTTCTTTCTGGTCGAGCATCGGTATGGTTTTGCCGCTCTGCTGATCTTACGTCCAGCCATGGATATATTCAGTAACGATGAACTGGCCAGGGTGGGTCCTTTTTCGTTGAACCTGTCATCGGTTATCGGCCTGCTGGCTATCGTCTGGATACTGACCTACATTATTGGGCGGCAAATCGCCATCTGGCGTATTCGGTTGTTTTGGCCATTCGCTATACTTGTTGGTCTTAGTATCGTCTCACTGACCTATACACTGGATATTGGCGCTTCACTCAGAGAAGTTGTCCGGATCGCCAGTATCTTTTTTATCTACCTATTGGCCGCCGCGCTGTTCGAGCGGGCAGGCAACCGGGCACTGATTATCAAAGCATTGCTCGCATCACTGGTTATTCCGGCCGTGGTGGGTTTGATCCAGTTCGTTACCGGTACCGGCACATCATTCGGTGGCGTCAACAATCGAATCTACGGTACCTTCGGCCATCCCAACGCATTGGCTTATTACCTGGTGCTCATGCTGGGAATTATTATCGTTCTGACGCAGACAGCGTCAAATCGATTTAGGCGTAATTGGTATTTAGCCGGTATCGGCCTGTTGGCATTGCTGCTTTTGCTCACGGGCAGCCGGGGGGCGTGGCTGGGGGCCGCCATTGTCGCCATTGGCCTGCTTTGGTCGGCGCGGAAAAATTTGATCCTGGGTCTGGCCGGTACCACAGTGCTTCTAATCTTACTATTCCCCTATATCAACAATTTCACCTTCAATCAATTTAATGTGAATATGAACCGCTGGCCATTGATTCAACGCTTGACTGATAGCAATGTGGAGGAAAGCTCGCTGACCTGGCGCATGAGCATGTGGAGCGAAATGAGACGGCATATTTCCGACCGGCCGTTGACCGGGTATGGCCTGGGCACCTTTCCGATTATCCGCGAACAATACGTCAAAAATTTCTTTGAAAGCACCGAGGCGCACAATGACTATTTACGGCTGACCATTGAATTAGGCTGGACAGGTGTCATTCTGTACGTTGTCTTGCTGGTAATTTTACTAATACGACTAGCACAGTATATCCGGCTTAAGACTGGCGGCCTACGCCGGTGGTACGTAGCTGGATTCGCCTTGGCGGTGGCATTTGCTGTCATGAGCTTCTTCGATAATTTGCTGCAAGGCACGGCGGTGCAGTGGGCGTTTTGGACCGTAATGGCTGGATTGCTATCACAATCATTAGTAGCTGACCGTCAACGTAAATAA